One stretch of Armigeres subalbatus isolate Guangzhou_Male chromosome 2, GZ_Asu_2, whole genome shotgun sequence DNA includes these proteins:
- the LOC134216951 gene encoding exosome complex component RRP40, with the protein MTALVDAPVLPGFRVEEAIEMAKANKKVILGPGLRQDRDDLVLVCKSGVLRKKTPNTFWVDCYQKRYVPNRGEIVVGVVSQKAGDIFRIDIGGSEPASLSYLAFEGATKKNRPDVNVGDAICARLLIANRDLEPELICVDSYGKKGKLGVLHDGFVFNCSINLVRKILNPKCTFLDLLAKEMAFELAAGMNGRIWIKGKTVKETIAVGNAILAVEFKSNEELKELCDDIGSYVAGFS; encoded by the coding sequence ATGACCGCTCTAGTTGACGCACCGGTTCTGCCGGGCTTCCGCGTGGAGGAAGCCATCGAGATGGCCAAAGCAAACAAAAAGGTCATTCTAGGGCCGGGTCTCCGCCAGGACAGGGACGATCTCGTGCTGGTGTGCAAAAGTGGTGTCCTGAGGAAGAAGACCCCCAACACATTTTGGGTTGATTGCTATCAAAAACGGTACGTCCCGAATCGCGGTGAGATTGTGGTAGGAGTCGTCAGCCAGAAAGCGGGAGACATTTTTCGAATAGACATTGGCGGTAGTGAGCCGGCGTCCCTGTCCTACCTAGCGTTCGAGGGTGCCACCAAAAAGAACCGGCCCGATGTTAACGTGGGCGATGCAATTTGTGCCCGATTGCTCATAGCTAACAGGGATCTGGAACCGGAATTGATTTGTGTGGATTCGTATGGAAAGAAGGGCAAGCTGGGCGTTCTACATGATGGTTTTGTGTTCAACTGTAGCATAAATTTGGTGAGGAAAATATTGAACCCAAAATGTACCTTCCTGGATCTGCTGGCGAAGGAGATGGCATTCGAGTTAGCCGCTGGAATGAACGGCAGGATATGGATAAAGGGAAAAACGGTGAAGGAAACCATCGCCGTTGGGAACGCCATTTTAGCTGTCGAGTTCAAATCCAACGAGGAACTGAAGGAGCTCTGTGACGACATTGGCAGCTATGTTGCCGGATTTTCGTAG
- the LOC134216953 gene encoding protein tantalus has product MDKNPLQFLASIENNQQATTAFSYDIENDLPFIMSALEHNLNLEEDQIIQRSETENDDSDDEDDELPGCSSTPTNRVHRRRSPRAKSIDSKLHKIKRRTIAKPVKFQININASENEIRSYYMDRGNKSANLKPTNLETIFEEGSPAVAKSKFFGERKLRRSLNCSDGFNVTKTTTKARKNRVRRLLGGAPKLERMTMDTFLERLKSMQNGSGEDEEPLVDPKLNHTV; this is encoded by the exons ATGGACAAAAACCCTCTTCAGTTTCTTGCCAGCATCGAAAACAACCAACAGGCTACGACTGCTTTCAG TTACGACATCGAAAACGATCTACCATTCATAATGTCCGCACTAGAGCATAATTTAAATCTCGAAGAGGACCAGATAATACAGCGATCTGAAACAGAGAACGATGATTCGGATGATGAAGACGACGAGTTGCCAGGGTGTAGTTCAACACCAACAAATCGCGTTCATCGAAGACGATCACCACGAGCCAAATCAATCGACAGCAAACTGCACAAAATAAAGCGGCGAACAATAGCTAAGCCAGTGAAGTTTCAAATAAATATCAACGCATCGGAAAACGAAATCCGCAGCTATTACATGGACAGAGGTAACAAATCAGCGAATCTCAAACCAACTAACCTGGAAACAATATTCGAGGAAGGATCTCCAGCAGTTGCCAAATCGAAATTCTTTGGCGAGCGCAAACTCCGTCGCAGTTTGAACTGTTCCGATGGGTTCAACGTAACCAAAACAACCACAAAAGCGCGCAAAAATCGAGTCCGGCGGCTACTAGGAGGCGCTCCCAAGCTCGAACGGATGACAATggatacatttttggagcgattgAAATCCATGCAGAACGGAAGCGGTGAAGATGAAGAACCGCTCGTGGATCCAAAACTGAATCACACGGTGTGA